One window of the Chryseobacterium sp. CY350 genome contains the following:
- a CDS encoding DMT family transporter: MNADKEKWILLIVLSLIWGSSFILIKKSLDHFSPYQVGALRVLIAGIILMPIAISKYKLFPKKHLKWLILAAFTGNFFPMFLFPMAEMEISSSIAGIVNSMMPIFVIIVGTLFWKFETTKRQMTGIFISFTGVCMLAFGGGDDAKFKIFPILLLLLATLCYAISTTTVKSKLMEVSSTVLSAFVFSFVLFLPSLVTLVSTGFVSTFSFSKENMIGLMFVSLLSVFGTGLAMMMNYRLLKVSTPLFASTVTLLMPIVAIIWGILDGEKLTVLQFAGASIIIAGLIFLRAKAVVLK; the protein is encoded by the coding sequence ATGAACGCAGATAAAGAAAAATGGATTCTTCTAATTGTCCTCAGTCTCATTTGGGGATCATCTTTTATCTTAATTAAAAAATCATTAGATCATTTCTCTCCTTATCAGGTCGGCGCATTGAGAGTTTTAATTGCAGGAATTATTTTGATGCCTATTGCAATATCAAAGTATAAACTCTTCCCGAAGAAACATTTAAAATGGCTGATTTTAGCTGCATTTACAGGAAACTTCTTCCCAATGTTCCTGTTTCCTATGGCTGAGATGGAAATCAGCAGCAGCATTGCGGGAATCGTGAATTCCATGATGCCTATTTTTGTGATTATCGTCGGAACATTATTCTGGAAATTTGAAACAACAAAAAGACAAATGACCGGAATTTTCATCAGTTTCACCGGAGTTTGTATGCTTGCTTTCGGTGGCGGCGATGATGCAAAGTTTAAAATTTTCCCGATTCTTCTATTGCTTTTGGCTACTTTATGTTACGCAATCAGTACGACGACGGTAAAATCTAAATTGATGGAAGTATCTTCCACGGTTTTATCGGCTTTTGTATTTTCATTTGTGTTGTTTTTGCCTTCACTTGTCACTTTGGTTTCTACAGGTTTTGTCTCAACATTTAGTTTTTCAAAAGAAAACATGATCGGATTGATGTTTGTGAGTTTATTATCAGTTTTCGGAACCGGACTGGCGATGATGATGAATTATCGTTTGCTGAAAGTTTCCACTCCGCTTTTTGCATCAACGGTGACTTTGCTAATGCCTATTGTTGCGATCATCTGGGGAATTTTAGATGGTGAAAAACTGACGGTCTTACAATTTGCGGGAGCAAGTATTATTATTGCCGGTTTGATCTTTTTAAGGGCAAAAGCTGTTGTTCTAAAATAA